In one Brassica oleracea var. oleracea cultivar TO1000 chromosome C9, BOL, whole genome shotgun sequence genomic region, the following are encoded:
- the LOC106318685 gene encoding uncharacterized protein LOC106318685: MEGIKKSGSSSSSPSLTCQLFGSRDNPPSSSSSSSSSGIFGSIFAPPSKVMGQETVTGGWNDKSSKAGGDVEKNRLEFGSVYQQEQQERVQPCHLSSSIYYGGPDVYFQPQSQNSSANSAAQKKKEGGEDDSGSASRGNWWQGSLYY; encoded by the exons ATGGAAGGAATAAAGAAGAGCGGTTCCTCTTCTTCTTCTCCATCTCTGACTTGTCAGCTTTTTGGGTCCAGAGATAATCCTCCTTCTTCTTCTTCTTCTTCTTCTTCCTCTGGGATTTTCGGATCCATTTTTGCTCCTCCTTCTAAG GTGATGGGACAAGAGACTGTGACTGGTGGCTGGAACGACAAGTCCTCCAAGGCTG GTGGTGATGTTGAGAAAAACAGATTAGAGTTTGGATCAGTTTATCAACAGGAACAACAAGAGAGAGTTCAACCTTGTCATCTGAGCTCTTCCATCTATTACGGTGGCCCTGATGTTTATTTCCAGCCTCAGAGTCAGAATTCCAGCGCCAACTCTGCTGCG CAGAAGAAGAAAGAGGGAGGCGAAGATGATTCCGGAAGTGCTTCCAGAGGAAATTGGTGGCAAG GGTCTCTGTATTACTAA